A part of Rhodamnia argentea isolate NSW1041297 chromosome 8, ASM2092103v1, whole genome shotgun sequence genomic DNA contains:
- the LOC115737859 gene encoding myosin-17-like isoform X2, translating into MAQPVQIIVGSHVWVEDPVLAWIDGEVNSINGHEVQVKTTKGKTVMTNVSKVYPKDTEAPPGGVDDMTKLSYLHEPGVLENLATRYQLNEIYTYTGNILIAVNPFQRLPHLYDTHMMEQYKGADFGELSPHVFAVGDAAYRAMINGGKSNSILVSGESGAGKTETTKMLMRYLAYLGGRSGVEGRTVEQQVLESNPVLEAFGNAKTVRNNNSSRFGKFVEIQFDKNGRISGAAIRTYLLERSRVCQISNPERNYHCFYLLCAAPEEDIARYKLGSPKSFHYLNQTSCYELEGVNDAHEYLATRRAMDIVGINEEEQEAIFRVVAAILHLGNIDFAKGKEIDSSVIKDEKSRFHLNNTAELLRCDAQSLEDALIKRVMVTPEEVITRTLDPVNAVGSRDALAKTLYSRLFDWIVEKINLSIGQDPTSKSLIGVLDIYGFESFKSNSFEQFCINFTNEKLQQHFNQHVFKMEQEEYSKEEINWSYIEFVDNQDVLDLIEKKPGGIIALLDEACMFPKSTHETFAQKLYQTFKSDKRFIKPKLSRTDFTILHYAGEVTYQANLFLDKNKDYVVAEHQALLTASKCPFVAGLFPPLPEESSKSSKFSSIGSRFKLQLQSLMETLSSTEPHYIRCVKPNNVLKPAIFENVNVIQQLRCGGVLEAIRISCAGYPTRRTFYDFLDRFSVLSPEVLEGNYDDKVACQMILDKKGLKGYQIGKTKIFLRAGQMAELDARRSEVLGNAARTIQLRIRTYMMRKQYTALREASITMQSYCRGRMARELYEQLRREAGALKIQKNFRAFIAKKSHLKLRSCAVVLQTGYRGMIARNEFRFRKQTKASIVIQAHWRCHQAHCYYKSLQKAAIVSQCGWRGRVARRELRKLRMSARESGALKEAKDKLEKRVEELTWRLQLEKRLRIDLEEAKAQEITKLQDTVNALRLKVEEANSMVIKEREAARKAIEEAPPVVKETPVIVQDTERINSLTAEVEKFKVLSIKETQTAENAKKATALAEAKNNELMKKLEDSEKKADEQHILVQRLEEKLSNLESENQVLRQQALVISPSGKAVSVRSKTTIIQRNAENNTALNGEVRKAPDSVVALPPSREPETEEKPQKSLNEKQQENQDILLKCISEDLGFSGGRPVAACLIFKCLLHWRSFEVERTGIFDRIIQTIGAAIEVQDNNDVLAYWLSNASTLLLLLQRTLKASGAANLTPQRRRTSASLFGRVSQGLRGSPQSVGFSFLNGRMLGGADDLRQVEAKYPALLFKQQLTAFLEKIYGMIRDNLKKEISPLLGQCIQAPRTSRASMVKGRSQANAAALQALIAHWKSIVNSLNNCLKTMRANYVPALIVRKIFTQILSFINVQLFNSLLLRRECCSFSNGEYVKTGLAELEQWCHDATEEFVGSALDELKHIRQAVGFLVIHQKPKKSLKEITNDLCPVLSIQQLYRISTMYWDDKYGTHSVSTDVISTMRVMMTEDSNNAVSSSFLLDDDSSIPFTVEEISKSIEPIEVPEIEPPPLIRANSGFTFLLQRAE; encoded by the exons ATG GCTCAGCCAGTGCAAATAATTGTGGGTTCTCATGTGTGGGTTGAAGATCCCGTTCTTGCATGGATTGATGGAGAAGTTAATTCAATTAATGGTCATGAGGTCCAAGTCAAGACGACAAAAGGAAAGACG GTCATGACAAATGTGTCGAAAGTATACCCGAAGGATACTGAGGCTCCACCTGGAGGTGTGGATGACATGACAAAGCTTTCTTACTTGCATGAACCTGGAGTGCTGGAGAACCTAGCTACGAGATATCAACTCAATGAAATTTAT ACCTACACAGGAAACATACTTATTGCTGTTAATCCATTTCAAAGATTGCCTCACCTATATGACACCCACATGATGGAACAATATAAGGGAGCTGATTTTGGGGAATTGAGTCCTCATGTATTTGCAGTTGGTGATGCTGCATACAG GGCTATGATCAATGGAGGAAAGAGCAATTCAATTCTGGTCAGTGGAGAAAGTGGGGCTGGTAAAACAGAGACGACAAAGATGCTCATGCGATATCTTGCATACTTGGGGGGGCGATCAGGAGTTGAAGGAAGAACAGTGGAACAACAAGTTCTAGAG TCAAACCCTGTTCTTGAAGCATTTGGCAATGCAAAGACTGTGAGGAACAACAACTCAAG CCGGTTTGGTAAATTTGTTGAGATTCAATTCGACAAAAATGGGCGGATTTCGGGGGCTGCTATTAGAACTTATCTGCTTGAAAGGTCACGCGTTTGTCAGATTTCCAACCCCGAGAGAAACTACCATTGCTTTTACCTTCTTTGTGCTGCTCCAGAGGAG GATATTGCAAGGTATAAGCTAGGaagccctaaatcttttcactacTTGAATCAAACCAGTTGCTATGAGTTAGAAGGAGTAAATGATGCTCATGAATATCTTGCAACAAGGAGGGCTATGGATATAGTTGGAATCAATGAGGAGGAACAG GAGGCAATTTTCAGGGTTGTGGCGGCAATCCTTCATCTTGGAAACATTGATTTTGCTAAGGGAAAGGAGATTGATTCTTCGGTGATAAAGGATGAGAAGTCAAGATTTCATCTTAATAACACAGCAGAACTTCTTAG ATGTGATGCCCAAAGCTTGGAAGATGCTCTGATTAAACGTGTAATGGTGACACCTGAAGAAGTAATCACGAGAACTCTTGATCCTGTTAATGCAGTTGGCAGCAGAGATGCGTTAGCGAAGACGCTATACTCTCGCTTGTTTGATTG GATTGTCGAAAAAATTAACCTTTCAATCGGGCAGGATCCAACATCAAAGTCCTTGATTGGGGTTCTTGATATATAtggttttgaaagttttaaatccAACAG TTTTGAGCAGTTTTGCATAAACTTCACCAATGAGAAGCTGCAACAACATTTTAATCAG CACGTCTTCAAAATGGAGCAGGAAGAGTATAGTAAAGAAGAGATAAATTGGAGCTATATCGAGTTTGTTGATAATCAAGATGTATTGGATTTAATCGAAAAA AAACCTGGAGGGATTATTGCTCTTCTTGATGAGGCCTG TATGTTTCCCAAATCTACCCATGAAACATTTGCCCAGAAGTTATACCAGACTTTTAAAAGCGACAAACGTTTTATCAAACCAAAGCTCTCTCGTACTGATTTTACTATATTACACTATGCAGGGGAG GTTACCTACCAGGCCAATCTATTTCTGGACAAAAACAAAGATTATGTGGTGGCTGAACATCAGGCATTGCTGACTGCATCAAAATGCCCATTTGTGGCAGGTTTATTCCCTCCACTTCCAGAAGAATCATCCAAATCTTCTAAGTTTTCTTCCATTGGTTCCCGCTTCAAG CTGCAACTTCAGTCTCTAATGGAGACACTGAGTTCGACTGAACCTCACTACATCAGATGTGTGAAGCCAAATAATGTTCTGAAACCTGCTATATTTGAAAACGTCAATGTCATCCAACAGTTACGTTGTGGC GGCGTCCTTGAGGCAATTAGGATAAGCTGTGCTGGATATCCTACCAGGCGGACCTTTTATGACTTTCTTGATCGCTTCAGTGTTCTATCTCCAGAAGTTTTAGAAGGGAA CTACGATGATAAAGTTGCTTGTCAAATGATTCTTGATAAGAAGGGATTGAAAGGCTACCAG ATTGGGAAGACCAAAATTTTTCTCAGAGCTGGTCAAATGGCAGAGCTAGATGCTAGGAGGTCTGAGGTGCTTGGAAATGCAGCCAGAACCATTCAGCTGCGAATACGTACTTATATGATGCGAAAGCAGTATACTGCATTGCGCGAGGCTTCTATCACAATGCAGTCTTATTGTCGAG GCAGAATGGCTCGTGAACTTTATGAGCAGTTAAGACGAGAAGCTGGAGCACTGAAGATCCAGAAGAACTTCAGGGCCTTCATTGCAAAAAAATCTCACTTGAAACTAAGGTCATGTGCTGTCGTATTGCAGACAGGATATAGGGGAATGATTGCTAGGAATGAGTTCAGATTTAGGAAACAGACCAAAGCTTCCATTGTCATCCAG GCTCATTGGCGGTGTCACCAAGCACATTGTTATTATAAGAGTCTCCAGAAAGCTGCAATTGTTTCTCAATGTGGATGGAGAGGCAGAGTTGCAAGAAGAGAGCTCAGAAAGCTCAGAATG TCTGCACGTGAGTCAGGTGCTCTTAAAGAAGCAAAGGACAAGCTAGAAAAGCGTGTGGAGGAGCTCACATGGCGTCTACAActtgaaaagcgattaagg ATTGACCTTGAGGAGGCCAAAGCCCAAGAAATTACCAAGTTGCAGGACACAGTAAATGCTTTGCGATTAAAGGTGGAAGAAGCCAACTCTATGGTCATTAAAGAGCGAGAAGCAGCCAGGAAGGCTATAGAAGAAGCACCTCCAGTTGTGAAGGAAACCCCTGTCATTGTTCAAGATACAGAAAGAATCAATTCATTAACAGCTGAGgttgaaaagtttaag GTGTTGTCAATAAAGGAGACACAAACAGCAGAGAATGCAAAAAAAGCTACTGCTCTTGCTGAGGCCAAAAACAATGAGTTGATGAAGAAGCTTGAGGATTCAGAGAAGAAGGCGGACGAACAACATATTTTAGTGCAGAG GCTTGAAGAGAAGCTCTCTAATTTGGAATCAGAAAATCAGGTACTGCGCCAACAGGCACTTGTCATATCACCATCTGGCAAAGCTGTGTCTGTGAGATCAAAGACAACAATCATTCAG AGAAATGCAGAAAACAATACTGCTCTAAATGGAGAAGTTCGAAAAGCTCCA GATTCAGTAGTTGCTCTCCCCCCTTCACGGGAACCTGAGACAGAGGAGAAGCCACAGAAATCTCTCAATGAGAAGCAGCAG GAGAATCAAGATATCCTTCTAAAGTGCATCTCTGAAGATCTAGGGTTCTCTGGAGGCAGGCCTGTTGCTGCTTGTCTCATATTCAAATGCCTTCTGCACTGGAGATCATTTGAAGTTGAGAGAACTGGTATTTTTGACCGTATCATTCAAACAATTGGCGCAGCAATTGAG GTGCAGGATAACAACGATGTATTGGCTTATTGGTTGTCCAACGCGTCAACGTTGCTGCTACTATTACAGCGTACACTAAAGGCGAGTGGAGCAGCAAACTTGACTCCACAGCGGCGAAGGACATCAGCTTCTCTATTTGGAAGGGTGTCTCAA GGTCTACGAGGTTCTCCACAAAGTGTTGGGTTCTCATTTCTTAATGGTCGAATGCTTGGTGGTGCTGATGACTTGCGACAAGTTGAGGCCAAGTATCCAGCTTTGCTTTTCAAGCAACAACTTACTGCTTTTCTGGAGAAGATATATGGAATGATTAGAGATAATCTGAAGAAAGAGATCTCCCCCTTGCTGGGACAATGTATTCAG GCACCTAGAACATCACGTGCCAGCATGGTGAAGGGGCGTTCTCAGGCCAATGCTGCGGCTCTTCAAGCTTTAATTGCTCATTGGAAAAGTATTGTGAACAGCCTAAATAATTGCTTGAAGACGATGAGAGCCAATTAT GTTCCAGCATTAATTGTCCGAAAGATTTTCACTCAGATATTGTCATTTATTAATGTCCAATTATTTAACAG TCTTCTATTGAGGCGTGAATGTTGCTCCTTTAGCAATGGGGAGTATGTGAAAACAGGGCTTGCTGAGTTAGAGCAGTGGTGCCATGATGCAACAGAGGAG TTTGTGGGATCAGCTTTAGATGAATTAAAGCATATCAGACAGGCAGTTGGCTTCCTG GTCATTCATCAAAAACCGAAGAAAAGCTTGAAAGAGATAACCAATGATCTTTGCCCT GTTCTTAGCATTCAGCAATTATACAGGATCAGTACAATGTACTGGGATGACAAATATGGCACCCATAGTGTATCAACAGAT GTCATTTCAACCATGAGAGTTATGATGACAGAGGATTCCAACAATGCCGTAAGCAGTTCTTTCCTATTGGATGATGATTCGAG CATCCCGTTCACGGTGGAAGAAATTTCAAAGTCTATCGAGCCGATCGAAGTGCCCGAAATTGAACCTCCGCCTCTAATTCGTGCGAATTCAGGCTTTACATTCTTGCTACAACGTGCAGAATGA
- the LOC115737859 gene encoding myosin-17-like isoform X4, protein MKFILPHLYDTHMMEQYKGADFGELSPHVFAVGDAAYRAMINGGKSNSILVSGESGAGKTETTKMLMRYLAYLGGRSGVEGRTVEQQVLESNPVLEAFGNAKTVRNNNSSRFGKFVEIQFDKNGRISGAAIRTYLLERSRVCQISNPERNYHCFYLLCAAPEEDIARYKLGSPKSFHYLNQTSCYELEGVNDAHEYLATRRAMDIVGINEEEQEAIFRVVAAILHLGNIDFAKGKEIDSSVIKDEKSRFHLNNTAELLRCDAQSLEDALIKRVMVTPEEVITRTLDPVNAVGSRDALAKTLYSRLFDWIVEKINLSIGQDPTSKSLIGVLDIYGFESFKSNSFEQFCINFTNEKLQQHFNQHVFKMEQEEYSKEEINWSYIEFVDNQDVLDLIEKKPGGIIALLDEACMFPKSTHETFAQKLYQTFKSDKRFIKPKLSRTDFTILHYAGEVTYQANLFLDKNKDYVVAEHQALLTASKCPFVAGLFPPLPEESSKSSKFSSIGSRFKLQLQSLMETLSSTEPHYIRCVKPNNVLKPAIFENVNVIQQLRCGGVLEAIRISCAGYPTRRTFYDFLDRFSVLSPEVLEGNYDDKVACQMILDKKGLKGYQIGKTKIFLRAGQMAELDARRSEVLGNAARTIQLRIRTYMMRKQYTALREASITMQSYCRGRMARELYEQLRREAGALKIQKNFRAFIAKKSHLKLRSCAVVLQTGYRGMIARNEFRFRKQTKASIVIQAHWRCHQAHCYYKSLQKAAIVSQCGWRGRVARRELRKLRMSARESGALKEAKDKLEKRVEELTWRLQLEKRLRIDLEEAKAQEITKLQDTVNALRLKVEEANSMVIKEREAARKAIEEAPPVVKETPVIVQDTERINSLTAEVEKFKVLSIKETQTAENAKKATALAEAKNNELMKKLEDSEKKADEQHILVQRLEEKLSNLESENQVLRQQALVISPSGKAVSVRSKTTIIQRNAENNTALNGEVRKAPGQDSVVALPPSREPETEEKPQKSLNEKQQENQDILLKCISEDLGFSGGRPVAACLIFKCLLHWRSFEVERTGIFDRIIQTIGAAIEVQDNNDVLAYWLSNASTLLLLLQRTLKASGAANLTPQRRRTSASLFGRVSQGLRGSPQSVGFSFLNGRMLGGADDLRQVEAKYPALLFKQQLTAFLEKIYGMIRDNLKKEISPLLGQCIQAPRTSRASMVKGRSQANAAALQALIAHWKSIVNSLNNCLKTMRANYVPALIVRKIFTQILSFINVQLFNSLLLRRECCSFSNGEYVKTGLAELEQWCHDATEEFVGSALDELKHIRQAVGFLVIHQKPKKSLKEITNDLCPVLSIQQLYRISTMYWDDKYGTHSVSTDVISTMRVMMTEDSNNAVSSSFLLDDDSSIPFTVEEISKSIEPIEVPEIEPPPLIRANSGFTFLLQRAE, encoded by the exons ATGAAATTTAT ATTGCCTCACCTATATGACACCCACATGATGGAACAATATAAGGGAGCTGATTTTGGGGAATTGAGTCCTCATGTATTTGCAGTTGGTGATGCTGCATACAG GGCTATGATCAATGGAGGAAAGAGCAATTCAATTCTGGTCAGTGGAGAAAGTGGGGCTGGTAAAACAGAGACGACAAAGATGCTCATGCGATATCTTGCATACTTGGGGGGGCGATCAGGAGTTGAAGGAAGAACAGTGGAACAACAAGTTCTAGAG TCAAACCCTGTTCTTGAAGCATTTGGCAATGCAAAGACTGTGAGGAACAACAACTCAAG CCGGTTTGGTAAATTTGTTGAGATTCAATTCGACAAAAATGGGCGGATTTCGGGGGCTGCTATTAGAACTTATCTGCTTGAAAGGTCACGCGTTTGTCAGATTTCCAACCCCGAGAGAAACTACCATTGCTTTTACCTTCTTTGTGCTGCTCCAGAGGAG GATATTGCAAGGTATAAGCTAGGaagccctaaatcttttcactacTTGAATCAAACCAGTTGCTATGAGTTAGAAGGAGTAAATGATGCTCATGAATATCTTGCAACAAGGAGGGCTATGGATATAGTTGGAATCAATGAGGAGGAACAG GAGGCAATTTTCAGGGTTGTGGCGGCAATCCTTCATCTTGGAAACATTGATTTTGCTAAGGGAAAGGAGATTGATTCTTCGGTGATAAAGGATGAGAAGTCAAGATTTCATCTTAATAACACAGCAGAACTTCTTAG ATGTGATGCCCAAAGCTTGGAAGATGCTCTGATTAAACGTGTAATGGTGACACCTGAAGAAGTAATCACGAGAACTCTTGATCCTGTTAATGCAGTTGGCAGCAGAGATGCGTTAGCGAAGACGCTATACTCTCGCTTGTTTGATTG GATTGTCGAAAAAATTAACCTTTCAATCGGGCAGGATCCAACATCAAAGTCCTTGATTGGGGTTCTTGATATATAtggttttgaaagttttaaatccAACAG TTTTGAGCAGTTTTGCATAAACTTCACCAATGAGAAGCTGCAACAACATTTTAATCAG CACGTCTTCAAAATGGAGCAGGAAGAGTATAGTAAAGAAGAGATAAATTGGAGCTATATCGAGTTTGTTGATAATCAAGATGTATTGGATTTAATCGAAAAA AAACCTGGAGGGATTATTGCTCTTCTTGATGAGGCCTG TATGTTTCCCAAATCTACCCATGAAACATTTGCCCAGAAGTTATACCAGACTTTTAAAAGCGACAAACGTTTTATCAAACCAAAGCTCTCTCGTACTGATTTTACTATATTACACTATGCAGGGGAG GTTACCTACCAGGCCAATCTATTTCTGGACAAAAACAAAGATTATGTGGTGGCTGAACATCAGGCATTGCTGACTGCATCAAAATGCCCATTTGTGGCAGGTTTATTCCCTCCACTTCCAGAAGAATCATCCAAATCTTCTAAGTTTTCTTCCATTGGTTCCCGCTTCAAG CTGCAACTTCAGTCTCTAATGGAGACACTGAGTTCGACTGAACCTCACTACATCAGATGTGTGAAGCCAAATAATGTTCTGAAACCTGCTATATTTGAAAACGTCAATGTCATCCAACAGTTACGTTGTGGC GGCGTCCTTGAGGCAATTAGGATAAGCTGTGCTGGATATCCTACCAGGCGGACCTTTTATGACTTTCTTGATCGCTTCAGTGTTCTATCTCCAGAAGTTTTAGAAGGGAA CTACGATGATAAAGTTGCTTGTCAAATGATTCTTGATAAGAAGGGATTGAAAGGCTACCAG ATTGGGAAGACCAAAATTTTTCTCAGAGCTGGTCAAATGGCAGAGCTAGATGCTAGGAGGTCTGAGGTGCTTGGAAATGCAGCCAGAACCATTCAGCTGCGAATACGTACTTATATGATGCGAAAGCAGTATACTGCATTGCGCGAGGCTTCTATCACAATGCAGTCTTATTGTCGAG GCAGAATGGCTCGTGAACTTTATGAGCAGTTAAGACGAGAAGCTGGAGCACTGAAGATCCAGAAGAACTTCAGGGCCTTCATTGCAAAAAAATCTCACTTGAAACTAAGGTCATGTGCTGTCGTATTGCAGACAGGATATAGGGGAATGATTGCTAGGAATGAGTTCAGATTTAGGAAACAGACCAAAGCTTCCATTGTCATCCAG GCTCATTGGCGGTGTCACCAAGCACATTGTTATTATAAGAGTCTCCAGAAAGCTGCAATTGTTTCTCAATGTGGATGGAGAGGCAGAGTTGCAAGAAGAGAGCTCAGAAAGCTCAGAATG TCTGCACGTGAGTCAGGTGCTCTTAAAGAAGCAAAGGACAAGCTAGAAAAGCGTGTGGAGGAGCTCACATGGCGTCTACAActtgaaaagcgattaagg ATTGACCTTGAGGAGGCCAAAGCCCAAGAAATTACCAAGTTGCAGGACACAGTAAATGCTTTGCGATTAAAGGTGGAAGAAGCCAACTCTATGGTCATTAAAGAGCGAGAAGCAGCCAGGAAGGCTATAGAAGAAGCACCTCCAGTTGTGAAGGAAACCCCTGTCATTGTTCAAGATACAGAAAGAATCAATTCATTAACAGCTGAGgttgaaaagtttaag GTGTTGTCAATAAAGGAGACACAAACAGCAGAGAATGCAAAAAAAGCTACTGCTCTTGCTGAGGCCAAAAACAATGAGTTGATGAAGAAGCTTGAGGATTCAGAGAAGAAGGCGGACGAACAACATATTTTAGTGCAGAG GCTTGAAGAGAAGCTCTCTAATTTGGAATCAGAAAATCAGGTACTGCGCCAACAGGCACTTGTCATATCACCATCTGGCAAAGCTGTGTCTGTGAGATCAAAGACAACAATCATTCAG AGAAATGCAGAAAACAATACTGCTCTAAATGGAGAAGTTCGAAAAGCTCCA GGACAGGATTCAGTAGTTGCTCTCCCCCCTTCACGGGAACCTGAGACAGAGGAGAAGCCACAGAAATCTCTCAATGAGAAGCAGCAG GAGAATCAAGATATCCTTCTAAAGTGCATCTCTGAAGATCTAGGGTTCTCTGGAGGCAGGCCTGTTGCTGCTTGTCTCATATTCAAATGCCTTCTGCACTGGAGATCATTTGAAGTTGAGAGAACTGGTATTTTTGACCGTATCATTCAAACAATTGGCGCAGCAATTGAG GTGCAGGATAACAACGATGTATTGGCTTATTGGTTGTCCAACGCGTCAACGTTGCTGCTACTATTACAGCGTACACTAAAGGCGAGTGGAGCAGCAAACTTGACTCCACAGCGGCGAAGGACATCAGCTTCTCTATTTGGAAGGGTGTCTCAA GGTCTACGAGGTTCTCCACAAAGTGTTGGGTTCTCATTTCTTAATGGTCGAATGCTTGGTGGTGCTGATGACTTGCGACAAGTTGAGGCCAAGTATCCAGCTTTGCTTTTCAAGCAACAACTTACTGCTTTTCTGGAGAAGATATATGGAATGATTAGAGATAATCTGAAGAAAGAGATCTCCCCCTTGCTGGGACAATGTATTCAG GCACCTAGAACATCACGTGCCAGCATGGTGAAGGGGCGTTCTCAGGCCAATGCTGCGGCTCTTCAAGCTTTAATTGCTCATTGGAAAAGTATTGTGAACAGCCTAAATAATTGCTTGAAGACGATGAGAGCCAATTAT GTTCCAGCATTAATTGTCCGAAAGATTTTCACTCAGATATTGTCATTTATTAATGTCCAATTATTTAACAG TCTTCTATTGAGGCGTGAATGTTGCTCCTTTAGCAATGGGGAGTATGTGAAAACAGGGCTTGCTGAGTTAGAGCAGTGGTGCCATGATGCAACAGAGGAG TTTGTGGGATCAGCTTTAGATGAATTAAAGCATATCAGACAGGCAGTTGGCTTCCTG GTCATTCATCAAAAACCGAAGAAAAGCTTGAAAGAGATAACCAATGATCTTTGCCCT GTTCTTAGCATTCAGCAATTATACAGGATCAGTACAATGTACTGGGATGACAAATATGGCACCCATAGTGTATCAACAGAT GTCATTTCAACCATGAGAGTTATGATGACAGAGGATTCCAACAATGCCGTAAGCAGTTCTTTCCTATTGGATGATGATTCGAG CATCCCGTTCACGGTGGAAGAAATTTCAAAGTCTATCGAGCCGATCGAAGTGCCCGAAATTGAACCTCCGCCTCTAATTCGTGCGAATTCAGGCTTTACATTCTTGCTACAACGTGCAGAATGA